One part of the Aurantibacillus circumpalustris genome encodes these proteins:
- the rplO gene encoding 50S ribosomal protein L15 — translation MKLNELKPANGSVKSNYRRGRGQGSGGGGTATRGHKGAQSRSGHSKKRGFEGGQMPLQRRLPKFGFKNINRIEHHGINLDAIQKLVDAIKVTDITLEVLVQNGLAHKNDLVKIMGRGELTAKVNITVDAFTASAKKAIEEKGGTVTSTKITAKTETK, via the coding sequence ATGAAATTAAATGAATTAAAACCAGCAAATGGTTCAGTAAAATCAAACTACCGTCGTGGTCGTGGACAAGGTTCAGGTGGCGGTGGTACAGCTACACGTGGACATAAAGGAGCTCAATCTCGTTCAGGTCACTCTAAAAAGCGTGGATTTGAAGGTGGTCAAATGCCTTTACAACGTCGTTTACCTAAGTTTGGTTTCAAAAACATTAACCGTATCGAGCACCATGGTATTAATTTGGATGCTATTCAAAAATTGGTTGATGCTATTAAGGTTACGGATATTACATTAGAAGTACTTGTGCAGAATGGTTTGGCTCATAAAAATGATTTAGTAAAAATTATGGGTCGTGGCGAATTAACTGCTAAAGTTAACATCACTGTTGATGCTTTTACTGCATCAGCTAAAAAAGCAATTGAAGAAAAAGGCGGTACTGTAACAAGTACTAAAATCACCGCAAAAACTGAGACTAAATAA
- the rplE gene encoding 50S ribosomal protein L5 has protein sequence MATKTYQPRLKGKYSEEVIPALQKQFQYTSAMQVPKLTKICINQGIGDAVSDKKMIESAVKEMSTISGQKAVPTYSTKDISNFKLRKGVAIGVRVTLRGDKMYEFLDRLIASALPRIRDFKGVNDKGFDGRGNYTLGVTEQIIFPEIDIDKVTKIQGMDITFVTTAPTDKEAHALLTEFGIPFKKKQA, from the coding sequence ATGGCAACAAAAACCTATCAACCTCGATTAAAAGGTAAGTACAGCGAAGAAGTTATTCCTGCGCTACAAAAGCAATTTCAGTATACCTCTGCTATGCAAGTACCTAAATTGACTAAAATATGTATCAATCAAGGAATTGGTGATGCAGTTTCTGATAAAAAAATGATTGAATCAGCAGTAAAAGAAATGTCAACCATTTCTGGACAAAAAGCTGTTCCAACATATTCAACAAAAGATATCTCTAACTTTAAATTACGTAAAGGTGTTGCTATTGGTGTACGTGTTACATTGCGTGGCGATAAAATGTATGAATTTTTAGATCGTTTGATCGCTTCTGCATTACCTCGTATTCGTGATTTTAAAGGTGTGAATGATAAAGGATTTGATGGCCGTGGTAACTACACATTAGGTGTTACTGAGCAAATCATTTTCCCTGAAATTGATATCGACAAGGTGACTAAAATACAAGGTATGGATATTACTTTTGTAACTACAGCTCCTACCGATAAAGAGGCACACGCATTATTAACTGAATTTGGTATTCCTTTCAAAAAGAAACAAGCATAA
- the rpsN gene encoding 30S ribosomal protein S14, with the protein MAKESMKAREVKRKRLVEKYAAKREELKKAGDSVGLQKLPRNSSKVRMRNRCNLTGRPRGYMRDFGVSRVTFREMVLFGLIPGLTKSSW; encoded by the coding sequence ATGGCAAAAGAATCAATGAAGGCCCGTGAGGTCAAACGTAAAAGATTAGTAGAAAAATACGCAGCTAAACGCGAAGAGCTTAAAAAAGCTGGCGATTCAGTCGGTTTGCAAAAGTTACCACGTAACTCATCAAAAGTGCGTATGCGTAACCGTTGCAACCTTACCGGTCGTCCACGTGGATATATGCGTGATTTCGGTGTTAGCCGTGTAACTTTCCGTGAAATGGTTCTTTTCGGATTGATACCAGGCTTAACAAAATCGAGCTGGTAA
- a CDS encoding DNA-directed RNA polymerase subunit alpha has product MAILNFVKPDKVIMINSTETTGQFEFRPLEPGFGITIGNSLRRILLSSLEGYAITSLRVEGVDHEFSTIKGVVEDVTEIVLNLKQVRFKKQLDNHDNEKITVHFAGADKFTAGDIGKYVNGFQILNPDLVIFNCDPSVRLKMELTVERGRGYVPAEENKSNSAPIGTIFIDSIYTPIKNVKYTIENYRVEQKTDYERLILDIVTDGSVHPKDALKEAAKILIFHFMLFSDEKITLDAEEKRNEEEFDETSLHMRQLLKTKLVDMDLSVRALNCLKAADVETLGELVSFNKNDLLKFRNFGKKSLTELEDLVQAKTLQFGMNVAKYKLDKD; this is encoded by the coding sequence ATGGCAATTTTAAATTTCGTAAAACCTGATAAGGTTATTATGATTAACTCAACCGAAACAACAGGCCAATTTGAGTTTAGACCACTTGAGCCGGGTTTTGGTATTACAATAGGAAACTCTTTACGTCGTATTTTGTTATCTTCATTAGAAGGTTACGCAATTACTTCTTTACGTGTTGAAGGTGTTGATCATGAGTTTTCAACCATCAAAGGTGTTGTTGAAGACGTTACGGAGATAGTGTTGAACTTAAAACAAGTTCGTTTCAAAAAACAATTAGATAATCACGATAACGAAAAAATTACTGTTCATTTTGCTGGTGCTGATAAATTCACAGCCGGTGATATTGGAAAATATGTAAATGGATTTCAGATTTTAAATCCAGACTTAGTAATTTTCAATTGTGATCCTTCTGTTCGTTTGAAAATGGAATTAACAGTTGAGCGTGGCCGTGGTTACGTTCCTGCTGAAGAAAACAAAAGTAACAGTGCTCCAATTGGTACAATTTTCATCGATTCAATTTACACTCCAATTAAGAATGTAAAATATACCATCGAAAACTACCGTGTTGAACAAAAAACAGATTACGAACGTCTTATTTTAGATATCGTTACTGATGGTTCTGTTCACCCTAAGGATGCATTAAAAGAAGCTGCTAAGATTCTTATTTTCCACTTCATGTTATTCTCTGACGAAAAAATTACTTTGGATGCAGAAGAAAAACGTAATGAAGAAGAATTTGACGAAACAAGCCTTCACATGCGTCAATTATTAAAAACCAAGTTAGTAGACATGGATCTTTCAGTTCGTGCTCTAAACTGCTTAAAAGCGGCTGACGTTGAAACTTTAGGAGAACTTGTTTCTTTTAACAAGAACGACTTATTGAAATTCAGAAACTTTGGTAAAAAATCATTAACAGAATTAGAAGACTTAGTACAAGCTAAAACACTTCAATTCGGTATGAATGTTGCAAAATATAAATTAGATAAAGACTAA
- the secY gene encoding preprotein translocase subunit SecY — translation MKRFFDTLRNIWTIEELRQRILVTLGLILIYRLGSYVVLPGVNVDALAAAGNANQTGGIVGLINMFAGGAFLRASIFGLGIMPYITASIIIQLMGMAVPYFQKMQREGESGRKKINQYTRFLTIAVTAVQAPGYIASIKSSAPNAFPDMTSFWWIQSIFILVTGTMFVMWLGERITDKGLGNGISLIIMIGIISRLPFAFLSEVKSRTAGNGGLIIFLIEIVILLLVIVGSILLVQGTRRIPVQFAKKIVGNKQYGGVRQYIPLKVNAAGVMPIIFAQAIMFIPYAINSAMGNAGGVFQERYGFWYNFIFAVMIILFTYFYTAIMVNPNQLADDMKRNGGFIPGVKPGKKTAEFIDQVMSRITLPGSIFLAAVAVMPAFAQKLGINSAFADFYGGTSLLILVGVVLDTLQQIETYLLNRHYDGLMKSGRIKGRGANAMMVQQG, via the coding sequence ATGAAGCGTTTTTTTGATACCCTTCGGAATATCTGGACCATTGAGGAACTAAGACAACGAATCTTAGTGACTTTAGGCTTAATATTGATTTATCGTCTGGGATCCTATGTGGTTCTTCCAGGTGTTAATGTTGATGCTCTAGCTGCGGCAGGTAATGCCAACCAAACCGGTGGAATTGTCGGTTTAATTAATATGTTCGCGGGTGGTGCGTTTTTACGCGCTTCCATCTTCGGCTTAGGAATTATGCCATACATTACTGCATCCATTATTATTCAATTAATGGGTATGGCTGTACCTTATTTTCAAAAAATGCAAAGAGAAGGAGAAAGTGGACGTAAAAAAATTAATCAATACACGCGTTTCTTAACAATTGCTGTTACAGCAGTTCAGGCTCCGGGTTATATTGCTTCTATTAAGTCTTCAGCACCAAATGCTTTTCCTGATATGACTTCTTTCTGGTGGATTCAATCCATTTTTATTTTAGTAACCGGAACCATGTTTGTAATGTGGTTGGGTGAAAGAATTACGGATAAAGGTCTAGGAAACGGTATCTCTTTAATCATTATGATTGGAATTATCTCTCGTTTGCCTTTTGCGTTCTTATCTGAGGTAAAATCAAGAACTGCAGGAAATGGTGGTTTAATTATTTTCTTAATTGAGATTGTGATATTACTACTCGTAATTGTTGGTTCTATCTTGTTAGTTCAGGGCACACGACGAATACCAGTGCAATTTGCCAAGAAAATTGTAGGAAACAAACAATATGGTGGTGTGCGTCAGTATATCCCACTGAAAGTGAATGCTGCAGGTGTTATGCCAATTATCTTTGCTCAAGCTATCATGTTTATTCCTTATGCTATTAACAGTGCAATGGGTAATGCAGGTGGTGTGTTTCAAGAAAGATACGGTTTCTGGTACAACTTCATTTTTGCTGTAATGATTATTCTTTTTACGTATTTCTACACTGCAATTATGGTTAATCCTAACCAGTTAGCGGATGATATGAAACGTAATGGCGGTTTTATTCCAGGTGTGAAGCCAGGTAAGAAAACAGCTGAGTTTATCGATCAAGTAATGAGTAGAATTACTTTGCCGGGATCTATTTTCTTAGCAGCCGTGGCAGTTATGCCAGCATTTGCTCAGAAATTAGGAATAAACAGTGCATTTGCTGATTTCTACGGAGGAACTTCCTTGTTGATCCTTGTAGGTGTGGTTTTAGATACATTGCAACAAATAGAAACTTACTTATTGAATCGCCATTATGATGGTCTGATGAAATCGGGCAGAATTAAAGGAAGAGGCGCTAATGCCATGATGGTTCAACAAGGTTAA
- the rpsM gene encoding 30S ribosomal protein S13: MARIAGIDLPKNKRGVIGLTYIYGIGSSRASKILSEAGIHEDKKVTDWTDEEQNAIRNLINNNFKIEGALRSETQLNIKRLTDINSYRGIRHRNSLPVRGQRSKTNARTRKGKRKTIANKKMATK; this comes from the coding sequence ATGGCACGTATAGCTGGTATTGATTTACCTAAAAACAAAAGAGGCGTAATAGGTTTAACCTATATTTACGGTATTGGAAGCAGTAGAGCTTCTAAAATCCTTAGTGAGGCTGGTATTCACGAAGACAAGAAAGTAACTGATTGGACTGACGAAGAGCAAAATGCAATTCGTAACCTTATCAATAATAACTTTAAAATTGAAGGTGCTTTACGTTCAGAAACTCAGCTAAACATTAAGCGTTTAACTGATATCAATAGCTACCGTGGAATCCGCCACCGTAACAGTCTTCCTGTTCGTGGTCAACGTTCTAAAACAAATGCACGTACACGTAAGGGTAAACGTAAGACAATTGCCAACAAGAAAATGGCAACTAAATAA
- the rpsQ gene encoding 30S ribosomal protein S17, which produces MEDRNLRKEKIGIVKSNKMDKSIVVSVMRKVKHPKYGKFLNKTSHFVAHDEKNECSIGDTVVIAETRPLSKTKNWRLVEVLEKVK; this is translated from the coding sequence ATGGAAGATAGAAATTTAAGAAAAGAAAAAATCGGTATCGTAAAAAGTAACAAGATGGATAAAAGCATCGTTGTTTCTGTAATGCGTAAAGTAAAACATCCGAAATACGGAAAGTTCCTTAACAAAACTAGTCATTTCGTTGCTCATGATGAGAAAAACGAATGCAGTATTGGGGATACCGTTGTAATCGCTGAAACTCGTCCTTTGAGTAAAACAAAGAACTGGCGTTTAGTTGAAGTACTAGAAAAAGTTAAATAA
- the rplF gene encoding 50S ribosomal protein L6 yields the protein MSRIGKSPIALPKGVEVKIANGLVTVKGAKGELTQKVDTDITVAVEEGNVVVTRPTDQKRHKALHGLYRSLISNMVKGVSEGFKTEQELVGVGYRASNKGQMLEMSLGYSHNINFEIPKEIKITTATEKGQNPKVILESADKQLIGMVAAKIRSLRKPEPYKGKGIKFAGEQLRRKAGKSASKK from the coding sequence ATGTCACGTATAGGAAAATCGCCAATCGCATTACCAAAAGGAGTAGAGGTAAAAATTGCTAATGGTTTAGTAACCGTTAAAGGCGCCAAAGGAGAATTAACTCAGAAAGTAGATACAGATATCACCGTTGCTGTTGAAGAAGGAAATGTTGTTGTAACACGTCCTACAGATCAAAAACGTCACAAAGCTTTACATGGCTTATACCGTTCTTTAATCTCTAATATGGTTAAAGGTGTAAGTGAAGGTTTTAAAACAGAACAAGAGCTTGTTGGTGTAGGTTACCGTGCATCTAACAAGGGGCAAATGTTGGAAATGTCTTTAGGATATTCACACAATATTAATTTTGAAATACCGAAAGAAATTAAAATTACTACCGCTACAGAAAAAGGTCAAAACCCTAAAGTAATACTTGAAAGTGCTGATAAACAGCTTATTGGAATGGTTGCTGCAAAAATACGCAGTTTGCGTAAACCTGAGCCATACAAAGGAAAAGGTATTAAGTTTGCTGGCGAACAATTAAGAAGAAAAGCTGGTAAATCTGCTTCTAAGAAATAA
- the rpsH gene encoding 30S ribosomal protein S8 yields MTDTVSDYLTRVRNAIKANHRVVEVPASNLKKEITKILFEKGYILNYKFEETENKQGSIKIALKYHPVTKISAIRSLDRVSSPGLRKYTGATKMPRVLNGLGIAIVSTSKGVITDKEAKKLNVGGEVLCYIS; encoded by the coding sequence ATGACAGATACAGTATCAGATTATTTAACTCGTGTTAGAAACGCGATTAAAGCAAACCACCGCGTGGTAGAGGTTCCAGCCTCAAATCTCAAAAAAGAAATCACAAAAATTCTTTTCGAAAAAGGTTACATTTTAAACTACAAGTTTGAAGAAACCGAAAACAAACAAGGTTCAATTAAAATCGCCTTGAAGTATCATCCTGTAACAAAGATTTCCGCAATACGTTCATTAGACCGCGTGTCGTCACCAGGTTTACGTAAGTACACAGGTGCTACAAAAATGCCACGTGTATTAAATGGATTAGGAATCGCCATCGTTTCAACTTCTAAAGGTGTAATTACTGATAAAGAAGCTAAGAAATTAAATGTTGGTGGAGAAGTTCTATGTTATATTTCATAA
- the rplR gene encoding 50S ribosomal protein L18 has product MAGSKQDRRTKIKLKLRKTIKGTTQAPRLSVYRSNAEIYAQLIDDKGGKTLLAVGSVDKSISTSKVNKIEKAKLVGKLIAEKAVASGITAVVFDRNGFLYHGRVKSLAEGAREGGLKF; this is encoded by the coding sequence ATGGCAGGAAGTAAACAAGATAGAAGAACAAAAATAAAATTAAAGCTACGTAAAACCATTAAAGGTACAACGCAAGCTCCTCGTTTAAGTGTATATCGCAGTAATGCTGAGATATACGCACAATTAATCGACGATAAGGGTGGAAAAACCTTATTAGCTGTTGGTTCAGTTGATAAATCAATTTCAACTTCTAAAGTTAACAAAATTGAAAAAGCGAAACTGGTAGGAAAATTAATCGCTGAAAAAGCTGTTGCAAGTGGAATAACTGCTGTAGTTTTTGACCGTAACGGATTTTTGTACCACGGTAGAGTAAAATCGTTGGCCGAAGGTGCCCGCGAAGGAGGTTTAAAATTCTAA
- the rpmD gene encoding 50S ribosomal protein L30, translating into MGKVKLTLVKSTAKRSPAQKATLVALGLGKTNSSVEKNTNPAIDGMINKVKHVLKVENI; encoded by the coding sequence ATGGGAAAAGTAAAATTAACATTAGTAAAAAGCACCGCTAAACGTTCACCTGCTCAAAAGGCTACTTTAGTTGCTTTAGGTTTAGGTAAAACTAATAGTTCAGTGGAGAAAAACACAAATCCTGCAATTGATGGCATGATTAACAAAGTGAAACACGTATTAAAAGTTGAAAATATATAA
- the rpsD gene encoding 30S ribosomal protein S4 codes for MARYTGPKSKIARKFREPIFGPDKALEKKNYPPGQHGNTKKRSKQSEYAIQLMEKQKAKYTYGILEKQFARTFDKAARTHGITGEILLQLIESRLDNVVYRLGIAPSRRGARQLVSHAHITVNGSIVNIASYTLKPGDVIGVREKSQSMEIITNSISGAVNKHAWLDFDKATLSGKFISRPERSQIPENIKEQLIVELYSK; via the coding sequence ATGGCAAGGTACACAGGTCCAAAATCAAAAATCGCGCGTAAATTCAGAGAGCCAATCTTTGGCCCGGATAAAGCGTTAGAAAAGAAAAATTACCCTCCGGGGCAACACGGTAACACCAAAAAACGTTCAAAACAATCTGAATACGCAATTCAGTTGATGGAAAAGCAAAAAGCTAAGTATACTTATGGTATCTTGGAAAAACAATTTGCTAGAACTTTTGATAAAGCAGCTCGTACGCACGGAATTACTGGTGAAATCTTATTACAATTAATTGAAAGTCGTTTAGACAACGTAGTTTACCGTTTAGGAATTGCTCCTTCACGTCGTGGTGCACGTCAATTAGTTTCTCACGCGCATATTACCGTTAACGGTTCTATCGTTAATATTGCTTCTTATACACTTAAACCAGGTGATGTAATTGGGGTACGTGAAAAATCACAATCAATGGAAATTATTACAAATTCTATATCTGGTGCTGTTAACAAACACGCTTGGTTAGATTTCGATAAGGCAACTTTGAGCGGAAAGTTTATTTCTCGCCCTGAGCGTTCACAGATTCCTGAAAATATCAAGGAACAGTTGATTGTGGAGTTGTACTCTAAATAA
- the rplN gene encoding 50S ribosomal protein L14: protein MIQNESRLTVADNSGAKEVLVIRVLGGTKKRYASIGDKVVVTVKHAMPSGNVKKGTVHKAVIVRTRKEISRPDGSYIRFDDNAAVLLNTTDEIRGTRIFGPVARELREKQFMKIISLAPEVL from the coding sequence ATGATACAGAACGAATCCAGATTAACAGTAGCAGATAACAGTGGCGCTAAAGAGGTGTTAGTTATCCGCGTATTGGGTGGAACTAAAAAACGTTACGCTTCAATAGGCGATAAAGTGGTAGTTACAGTAAAACATGCTATGCCTAGCGGAAACGTAAAAAAAGGTACAGTACACAAGGCTGTAATTGTAAGAACAAGAAAAGAGATTAGCCGTCCAGACGGTTCATATATTCGTTTTGATGATAATGCCGCGGTATTATTAAACACAACTGACGAAATTCGTGGTACCCGTATTTTTGGGCCAGTTGCTCGTGAGTTGCGTGAAAAACAATTTATGAAGATTATTTCATTAGCACCAGAAGTGCTTTAA
- the rpmC gene encoding 50S ribosomal protein L29 produces MATKEIKGLSDQELNEKITAEKADLNKVTLNHAISPVENPAKIRIARRNIAVMLTEVNNRKKAAK; encoded by the coding sequence ATGGCAACCAAAGAAATAAAAGGTTTATCTGATCAGGAATTAAATGAGAAGATAACTGCTGAAAAGGCGGATTTAAATAAGGTAACTTTAAATCATGCAATCTCTCCTGTTGAAAATCCGGCTAAGATTCGTATTGCTCGCAGAAACATTGCAGTCATGTTAACCGAAGTGAATAACCGTAAAAAGGCAGCCAAATAA
- the rpsE gene encoding 30S ribosomal protein S5 has translation MSKEVVKRVKSSDIELKDKLVAIQRVTKVTKGGRHFSFSAIVVVGNEKGVIGQGLGKANEVTDAITKGIEDAKKSLVKVAILNGTVPHEQLGKFGGARVFLKPAAHGTGVIAGGAMRAVLESVGVTDVLAKSKGSSNPHNVVKATLDALMKMRDPITIAQQRGIKLTNVFNG, from the coding sequence ATGTCAAAAGAAGTAGTAAAGCGCGTTAAATCGAGCGATATAGAATTAAAAGATAAATTAGTTGCCATTCAACGTGTAACTAAAGTTACTAAAGGTGGTCGTCACTTCAGTTTTTCAGCTATTGTTGTAGTTGGAAATGAAAAAGGTGTTATTGGTCAAGGTTTAGGTAAAGCAAATGAGGTTACAGATGCTATTACTAAAGGAATCGAAGATGCTAAGAAAAGCCTTGTGAAAGTAGCTATTCTTAATGGAACGGTTCCTCACGAGCAATTAGGGAAATTTGGTGGCGCTCGCGTTTTCTTGAAACCAGCAGCTCATGGTACAGGTGTAATTGCCGGTGGTGCGATGCGTGCAGTTTTAGAAAGTGTTGGTGTTACAGATGTACTTGCTAAATCAAAAGGTTCTTCTAATCCGCACAATGTGGTTAAAGCAACTTTAGATGCGTTAATGAAAATGCGTGATCCTATCACCATTGCTCAACAACGTGGTATTAAATTAACGAATGTGTTTAACGGATAA
- the rpmJ gene encoding 50S ribosomal protein L36 yields the protein MKVRASIKKRSVDCKIVRRKGKLFVINKKNPKFKQRQK from the coding sequence ATGAAAGTTAGAGCATCCATAAAAAAAAGAAGCGTTGATTGTAAGATCGTACGTCGTAAGGGTAAATTGTTCGTAATCAACAAAAAAAACCCGAAATTTAAACAAAGACAAAAGTAA
- the infA gene encoding translation initiation factor IF-1 — protein sequence MAKQSNIEIDGTIVEALSNAMFRVELENGHIVTAHISGKMRMHYIKILPGDKVKLEMSPYDLTKARITFRYK from the coding sequence ATGGCGAAACAATCAAATATTGAAATTGACGGTACTATTGTTGAAGCACTAAGTAACGCAATGTTCAGGGTAGAATTAGAAAATGGACACATAGTAACGGCTCATATTTCAGGTAAAATGAGAATGCACTATATTAAAATTTTACCAGGCGATAAAGTGAAGTTGGAAATGAGTCCATATGATTTAACAAAAGCAAGAATTACATTCAGATACAAATAA
- the rplP gene encoding 50S ribosomal protein L16, which produces MKIKGDAKRGHELAFGSFGIKAMDECRMTGRQLEAARIAITRFMKREGQVWIRVFPDRPVTSKPAEVRMGKGKGAPEYWMAPVKRGRIIFEAEGVPLEVAKEALRLAAQKLPIVTKFIVRRDYVEAAAVK; this is translated from the coding sequence ATGAAGATCAAGGGTGACGCAAAACGTGGTCACGAGTTAGCCTTTGGTTCATTTGGTATTAAGGCTATGGACGAGTGTCGTATGACTGGTCGCCAGTTAGAAGCTGCCCGTATTGCTATTACCCGTTTTATGAAACGTGAAGGTCAGGTTTGGATCCGTGTTTTCCCGGATCGTCCTGTAACTTCTAAGCCTGCAGAGGTACGTATGGGTAAGGGTAAAGGTGCTCCAGAATATTGGATGGCTCCTGTAAAACGCGGACGTATTATTTTTGAAGCTGAAGGAGTTCCTCTGGAGGTTGCAAAAGAAGCTTTACGTTTAGCGGCTCAAAAATTACCTATCGTTACTAAATTTATAGTACGTAGAGATTATGTTGAAGCAGCAGCAGTTAAGTAG
- the rpsK gene encoding 30S ribosomal protein S11: MAKQPTAANNAKATQRKRTVKVEAIGEAHISATFNNIIISLTNMSGQVISWSSAGKMGFRGSKKNTPYAAQMAAQDCSKVAHEAGLRKVKVYVKGPGGGRESAIRTIAASGIEVSEIMDITPIPHNGCRPPKRRRV; this comes from the coding sequence ATGGCAAAACAACCAACAGCCGCTAACAACGCAAAAGCTACTCAACGTAAACGTACTGTAAAGGTAGAAGCGATCGGTGAGGCTCACATTAGCGCTACATTTAATAACATTATTATTTCATTAACCAACATGAGCGGGCAAGTAATTTCTTGGAGCAGTGCTGGTAAAATGGGATTCCGTGGTTCTAAAAAGAACACGCCTTACGCAGCACAAATGGCAGCGCAAGATTGCAGTAAAGTTGCTCATGAGGCAGGTTTGCGCAAAGTAAAAGTTTACGTTAAAGGACCAGGTGGTGGAAGAGAAAGTGCTATCAGAACGATTGCAGCTTCTGGAATCGAAGTTTCTGAGATCATGGATATTACTCCAATTCCTCACAACGGTTGTCGTCCTCCAAAACGTCGTAGAGTTTAA
- the rplX gene encoding 50S ribosomal protein L24: protein MSKIKLKKGDTVKVISGEARGQQGKIITIDAKKMRAIVEGVNMISKSEKPNAKNTNGGIVKKEGAIHISNLMFLEGGKTIRIGRKINEKTQKLERISSKTKEAVK from the coding sequence ATGTCTAAGATAAAATTAAAAAAAGGCGATACCGTAAAAGTGATTTCTGGAGAAGCTAGAGGTCAGCAAGGTAAGATCATTACCATAGACGCAAAAAAAATGCGTGCTATCGTTGAAGGTGTAAACATGATTAGCAAAAGCGAAAAGCCAAATGCTAAAAACACTAACGGAGGTATTGTAAAAAAAGAAGGTGCTATTCACATTTCAAACTTAATGTTTTTAGAAGGTGGTAAAACTATTCGTATTGGTCGTAAAATAAATGAGAAAACTCAAAAACTAGAGCGCATCTCTTCAAAAACTAAGGAGGCAGTTAAATAA
- the rpsC gene encoding 30S ribosomal protein S3, whose amino-acid sequence MGQKVNPIGIRLGIIKGWDSNWFGGHKYADKLMEDDKIRTYLKARLPKGSISKIVIERTLKLVTVTINTARPGIIIGKGGKEVDKLKEELKKLTKKEIQINIFEIKRPELDARLVADSIARQIEGRISFRRAAKMSMASTMRLGAEGIKIKVSGRLGGAEMARTEGYKEGRTPLHTLRADIDYAIAEAHTSYGRIGVKVWICRGEVFGKRDLSPNAGLMKEKGGPGGGGDRGDRREDRPKFAGKKRNTKREDK is encoded by the coding sequence ATGGGACAAAAAGTAAATCCAATTGGTATAAGATTAGGAATCATCAAAGGATGGGATTCTAACTGGTTTGGTGGTCATAAATATGCTGATAAATTAATGGAGGATGATAAAATCCGTACATATTTAAAAGCACGTTTACCTAAAGGGAGCATTTCTAAAATCGTTATTGAAAGAACTCTAAAGTTAGTTACTGTAACTATCAATACTGCTCGTCCGGGTATCATTATCGGAAAAGGTGGTAAAGAAGTTGATAAACTAAAAGAAGAATTAAAAAAATTAACAAAAAAGGAAATCCAAATTAACATTTTCGAGATTAAACGTCCTGAATTAGATGCTCGTTTAGTAGCAGATAGTATCGCTCGTCAAATCGAAGGTCGTATTTCTTTCCGTCGTGCAGCAAAAATGTCAATGGCTTCAACCATGCGTTTAGGTGCAGAAGGAATCAAAATTAAAGTATCAGGTCGTTTAGGTGGTGCTGAGATGGCTCGTACTGAAGGGTATAAAGAAGGAAGAACTCCTTTACACACTTTACGTGCAGATATCGATTACGCAATCGCTGAAGCGCATACTTCGTATGGTCGTATTGGTGTAAAAGTATGGATTTGCCGTGGTGAGGTTTTCGGTAAACGTGATCTTTCTCCTAATGCAGGATTAATGAAAGAAAAAGGTGGTCCTGGTGGTGGTGGAGATAGAGGAGATAGAAGAGAAGATCGTCCTAAATTCGCTGGTAAAAAAAGAAATACTAAAAGAGAAGACAAGTAA